A stretch of Kyrpidia spormannii DNA encodes these proteins:
- a CDS encoding TIGR02710 family CRISPR-associated CARF protein yields the protein MVLLVTVGGNHQPIVRAIETIKPEFVVFLCSHDLGTTKGSYEQVVGKGNVLRSSPGKAPDLPNIVVLTELPEGHYKVVTMPPDDFELCYAAIRKEVAFVKKEYPRGRICADYTGGTKTMSAALVTVAVDDPEIQLLVTVGDRRDLEKVADRTEHTTAAPTARVRTQRILDSVDQRLTVYDYDGAEAILREAVAGLQTDNAQRVRGAIHFCQGLKEWDKFQYARAYDSLKPYGRYLKQIAVLGYLQSEQGSRSYTAVEDLLHNAERRYCQERYDDAVARVYRSLELLVQVWLQERYGIHTSDVDVSKVPSEARPFMELHREAREDTVKLGLMAAWDLLQFFPDDALGRWYEGRRNVFLDFLQHRNLSKLAHGDRPVDKMTYLRSARPVIEMCREVLGKIPSWTGKRVGRLEQLPNRLPDELKQLW from the coding sequence ATGGTTTTATTGGTGACCGTCGGTGGCAACCATCAGCCGATTGTTCGCGCCATCGAAACGATCAAGCCGGAATTCGTCGTTTTTCTGTGTTCCCACGATCTCGGGACCACCAAGGGGTCCTATGAGCAGGTGGTTGGGAAGGGCAATGTGCTGCGAAGTTCACCCGGCAAGGCCCCGGATCTGCCGAACATTGTCGTGCTCACGGAACTGCCGGAGGGACACTACAAAGTCGTCACGATGCCTCCGGATGATTTTGAGCTCTGTTATGCAGCCATTCGGAAAGAAGTGGCTTTCGTCAAGAAAGAGTACCCAAGAGGGCGGATCTGTGCAGATTATACGGGCGGAACGAAAACGATGTCTGCGGCTCTGGTGACGGTCGCCGTGGATGATCCAGAGATTCAGTTGCTGGTGACGGTGGGGGATCGGCGGGATCTCGAAAAGGTGGCGGATCGAACGGAGCATACCACCGCCGCACCCACAGCCCGGGTTCGGACCCAGCGAATCCTCGACAGTGTGGATCAGCGGCTGACTGTGTACGACTATGACGGCGCGGAGGCCATTTTGCGGGAAGCGGTGGCCGGTTTGCAAACTGACAACGCGCAACGGGTGCGGGGAGCGATTCATTTTTGCCAAGGATTGAAGGAATGGGACAAGTTTCAATACGCACGGGCCTACGACAGTCTGAAGCCTTACGGGCGTTATCTCAAGCAGATCGCCGTCCTCGGATATCTTCAAAGTGAGCAAGGTTCCCGGTCTTATACCGCTGTAGAGGATCTCTTACATAACGCGGAACGCCGGTATTGCCAGGAAAGGTATGACGACGCCGTCGCCAGGGTGTATCGCTCGCTGGAGCTCTTGGTGCAGGTCTGGCTGCAAGAGAGGTACGGAATTCACACCTCGGATGTGGATGTGTCAAAGGTTCCAAGTGAAGCCCGGCCTTTTATGGAATTGCATCGGGAGGCCAGAGAGGACACGGTGAAGCTGGGACTGATGGCGGCGTGGGACTTGTTGCAATTCTTTCCGGACGATGCACTCGGGCGGTGGTATGAGGGGCGGCGCAACGTTTTTCTTGATTTCCTGCAACACAGAAATCTCTCGAAGTTAGCCCACGGCGACAGGCCGGTGGATAAAATGACCTATCTTCGTTCGGCCCGGCCGGTTATTGAGATGTGTCGCGAGGTCCTTGGGAAGATTCCGAGCTGGACCGGCAAAAGAGTCGGCCGATTGGAACAGCTCCCGAATCGGCTGCCTGATGAGTTGAAACAGTTGTGGTAA
- a CDS encoding RAMP superfamily CRISPR-associated protein: MIGNGGPKSLVQWHWILRPETPWSVRGPGQEGASVSGPALDWRGRPYVPGSTMRGKIRDSFSRLAHAFQNTSGEPDTILSGHRKDWRDMERYCFGAPGIQPGRLYVDDSYMPDDVDASNLQFASHHRTAIHRRLGVVKDGFLVSEALVGTEWSFVGGMSLYSTREDVVALLTLAILGIEHLGSGRSIGRGRLSWNLSNDDGPGTSRLTVTMDGDPWTPATSLSDLREWTFQTWFQR; encoded by the coding sequence ATGATCGGCAACGGTGGCCCAAAATCCCTGGTTCAGTGGCACTGGATCCTTCGGCCTGAAACGCCGTGGTCGGTGCGAGGCCCCGGACAGGAAGGGGCATCCGTTTCCGGTCCGGCTCTCGATTGGCGCGGCCGCCCTTATGTGCCTGGCTCAACGATGCGGGGAAAGATTCGAGACAGCTTTAGCAGGTTGGCGCATGCGTTTCAAAACACCTCTGGGGAACCTGACACCATCCTGTCCGGTCATCGGAAGGATTGGCGTGACATGGAACGTTACTGTTTCGGCGCTCCCGGCATCCAACCCGGTCGACTGTACGTCGACGACAGCTATATGCCCGACGATGTCGACGCCTCCAACCTTCAGTTCGCCTCACACCACCGCACGGCCATCCATCGGCGGCTTGGCGTGGTGAAAGACGGTTTCTTGGTGTCGGAAGCCTTGGTGGGGACGGAATGGTCCTTTGTCGGAGGCATGAGCCTGTATTCGACCCGCGAGGATGTGGTCGCTCTTCTGACCCTGGCGATACTCGGGATTGAACATCTCGGCAGCGGGCGATCCATCGGGAGGGGCCGCCTGTCCTGGAATTTAAGTAACGATGACGGGCCTGGAACCAGCCGACTGACCGTCACTATGGATGGAGATCCGTGGACTCCGGCGACCTCGTTATCCGACTTGCGGGAATGGACTTTTCAGACATGGTTCCAGCGGTGA
- a CDS encoding RAMP superfamily CRISPR-associated protein, translating to MGPFHFYSVDPHPRRQPPRPRDTLDRNLVHGRLYVVLETLTPLIVGTGGYELRNDRFVRAIHREGGIPVIPGSTLKGVLRSYVELLSKSCILFVDGRSHPNLTCSTTFRRGAPSSAVCPACQLFGIIGNKIALRSLISVGSFRPTTAAREEEARLPQLYRPRLKREENGTPCRKVYNHGDPKYILEAVPKWKNCRPDWHQAVSAGVKFSGFVDFENCTPEEVGLLVLAMGAVPTWKFQLKVGYAKPAFFGSVQLDIADVQPADQSLSSGRRFTKETLWNWAEQYLQQDDWNRHRIEDVSRIEQFEAARHHVPQNHEYLGWNLEDGVYGWVP from the coding sequence ATGGGCCCATTTCACTTTTATTCCGTCGATCCTCACCCTCGTCGTCAGCCGCCAAGACCCCGGGATACCCTGGACCGCAACTTGGTGCACGGCCGGCTTTATGTTGTGTTGGAAACTTTGACACCATTGATCGTGGGCACCGGGGGCTACGAGCTCCGGAACGATCGCTTCGTTCGCGCCATTCACCGGGAAGGCGGGATTCCGGTGATCCCCGGTTCAACCCTCAAGGGGGTGCTGCGCAGTTACGTGGAACTCCTGTCGAAATCCTGTATCCTCTTCGTGGATGGGCGGAGCCATCCCAATTTGACCTGTTCGACGACGTTCCGGCGCGGAGCGCCGAGTTCAGCGGTTTGCCCCGCCTGTCAACTGTTCGGCATCATCGGCAATAAGATCGCTTTAAGGAGTCTCATCTCAGTGGGCTCCTTTCGCCCGACCACCGCTGCAAGAGAGGAAGAAGCTCGGCTTCCGCAATTGTACCGTCCTCGGCTCAAACGAGAAGAAAACGGCACACCTTGCCGGAAAGTGTACAACCACGGCGATCCCAAATACATTCTGGAGGCCGTCCCGAAGTGGAAGAATTGCCGGCCCGACTGGCACCAGGCGGTATCGGCCGGCGTCAAATTCAGCGGATTCGTCGATTTTGAGAATTGCACCCCTGAGGAGGTCGGCCTGTTGGTACTGGCGATGGGAGCCGTGCCGACCTGGAAATTCCAGCTCAAAGTTGGTTATGCAAAGCCTGCATTCTTCGGCAGCGTCCAACTGGACATTGCGGACGTCCAACCCGCCGACCAGAGCTTGTCCTCAGGCCGACGCTTCACGAAAGAGACCTTGTGGAACTGGGCGGAACAATATCTTCAGCAAGACGACTGGAACCGGCACCGCATCGAGGACGTGAGTCGCATCGAACAGTTTGAGGCAGCCAGACACCACGTACCGCAGAATCATGAATACCTTGGGTGGAACCTGGAGGATGGGGTGTACGGATGGGTACCCTGA
- a CDS encoding RNA-guided endonuclease InsQ/TnpB family protein — protein sequence MQSALKMLLEVDEHTAAVLDGQSRIANWLYNHLLEEANTLREKFRSTQDPEAAKVLYTKRGLRNRIPMLKKEYPFLRTVYSSVLKNAALRLSSAIQEYQKGRHGGRAKRVNWPKFRSWKRKWFSLQYDEPWKGFRLDGRTLVLSLGMAMDEATGKRKQVHVSTRLAEPLPDWFDSDKVRQLRIVKEGRLFYAVFTVERPVPSRRPVGRVIALDPNHKNLGYGVGTDGVATEILNPWFLKILDRRIDEVKSLRDRCQRKSVRAVREDGTEAWLPSRRWRKLNVRLEELWRVRREQTKVYLRTVANRLYREYDAVFVGDYAPHGGGISRGMRRAMNNQSLIGRFKETLAWVATRSGKVYGEWDEDGSTRTCHACHYKVPEGIPPEVREWTCPECGSRHLRDENAAMNGLAQVLKKVEVPCSGRLGGRVAVWTRRAWRFDGLGIAEMPGIVGGRVGDHAAGRQEIK from the coding sequence ATGCAATCTGCCTTGAAAATGCTTCTGGAAGTGGATGAACACACCGCGGCGGTGCTGGACGGCCAGTCGCGGATCGCCAACTGGCTGTACAATCACCTGCTCGAAGAGGCGAACACCTTGCGGGAGAAGTTCCGGAGCACCCAGGACCCGGAAGCGGCCAAGGTGCTGTACACCAAGCGGGGCCTGCGCAACCGGATTCCGATGCTGAAGAAGGAATATCCGTTCCTGCGGACGGTGTATTCGTCGGTGCTGAAAAACGCGGCCCTGCGGCTCAGCAGTGCGATCCAGGAATACCAGAAGGGCCGCCACGGCGGGCGGGCGAAACGGGTCAACTGGCCAAAGTTCCGGTCGTGGAAGCGAAAGTGGTTCTCATTGCAGTATGATGAGCCGTGGAAGGGGTTCCGGTTGGATGGTCGGACCTTGGTCCTGTCCCTGGGGATGGCGATGGACGAAGCGACGGGCAAACGGAAGCAAGTCCATGTGTCCACCCGGCTGGCGGAACCTTTGCCCGATTGGTTCGATTCGGACAAGGTCCGCCAGCTTCGGATCGTGAAAGAAGGGCGGTTGTTCTACGCCGTCTTCACGGTGGAGCGGCCCGTTCCTTCTCGGCGGCCGGTGGGGCGGGTCATCGCCCTCGACCCCAACCACAAAAACCTGGGCTACGGAGTGGGGACCGACGGGGTGGCGACGGAAATCCTGAACCCGTGGTTTCTCAAGATTCTGGACCGCAGGATCGACGAAGTGAAGTCCCTGCGGGACCGGTGTCAGAGGAAGTCGGTGCGTGCGGTGAGGGAAGACGGGACGGAGGCGTGGCTGCCGTCCCGGCGATGGCGGAAGCTGAACGTGCGGTTGGAGGAACTATGGCGGGTGCGCCGAGAGCAGACGAAGGTGTACCTGCGCACGGTGGCCAACCGTCTGTACCGGGAGTATGACGCGGTGTTCGTGGGAGATTACGCGCCGCACGGCGGGGGAATCAGCCGGGGGATGCGCCGGGCGATGAATAACCAGTCGCTCATTGGGCGGTTCAAGGAAACCCTGGCGTGGGTGGCGACCCGATCCGGGAAAGTGTACGGCGAGTGGGACGAAGACGGGTCGACCCGCACCTGCCATGCCTGCCACTACAAAGTGCCAGAGGGGATTCCGCCGGAGGTTCGGGAGTGGACCTGTCCGGAGTGCGGGTCGCGCCATCTCCGGGACGAGAACGCGGCGATGAACGGCCTGGCGCAAGTGCTGAAGAAAGTTGAGGTGCCCTGCTCGGGCCGTCTGGGAGGCCGGGTGGCCGTATGGACCAGGCGGGCTTGGCGGTTCGACGGTCTAGGTATCGCTGAGATGCCGGGGATCGTCGGCGGGCGGGTGGGGGATCACGCCGCCGGCCGCCAGGAAATCAAATGA
- a CDS encoding RAMP superfamily CRISPR-associated protein, with translation MSLLHHSLQNAWIIRGTLELMSPLHIGVSERGAMGMDAKVVRWPDGRPVIPGSSLKGVLRSFLETVGQNESLRNLLSPEGPPVCIITENPCGREFRKKEDRDKWRRRQMAIPTNGDPDPDDGSRGSWDNLSEEEKAEIDRELAEAIYRSLCPICRLFGNQLFAGKISIPDLVPEQGHPTEWFDVRDGVGIDRDTRTARNGVKYDFELVNPGVVFPLTVRAMNLEDDEQAWLLLGLEALRNGELFLGGKTSRGLGSVRGIGSWRISRMESRGPEDIVLHYLGRDEEEDYEPWVNQVMGRYMSAGR, from the coding sequence ATGAGTTTGTTGCATCATTCCCTTCAAAACGCCTGGATCATCCGGGGGACCCTGGAGCTCATGTCCCCTTTGCACATCGGGGTCAGCGAAAGGGGGGCGATGGGGATGGACGCCAAGGTTGTCAGATGGCCGGACGGGCGGCCGGTGATTCCCGGATCTTCCCTGAAGGGCGTCCTGCGCTCCTTCCTGGAAACGGTCGGCCAGAACGAAAGCTTGCGAAACCTTCTGTCCCCTGAAGGACCGCCGGTATGCATCATCACCGAAAACCCCTGCGGACGGGAATTTCGCAAGAAAGAAGACCGGGACAAGTGGCGCCGACGTCAAATGGCCATCCCAACGAATGGAGATCCCGATCCAGACGACGGATCGCGGGGAAGCTGGGACAATTTGTCCGAAGAAGAGAAGGCCGAGATCGATCGGGAGCTGGCCGAGGCCATCTACCGGTCGCTGTGTCCCATCTGCCGACTCTTCGGCAACCAACTCTTTGCGGGGAAGATTTCCATACCCGATCTGGTTCCCGAACAGGGTCACCCCACCGAGTGGTTCGACGTTCGGGACGGCGTGGGCATCGATCGGGACACCCGAACGGCCCGAAATGGTGTGAAATACGATTTTGAACTCGTGAACCCTGGAGTGGTGTTCCCGCTCACCGTCCGCGCCATGAACCTCGAAGACGATGAACAGGCCTGGCTGCTGCTCGGGCTTGAGGCCCTCCGCAATGGAGAGCTTTTTCTTGGGGGAAAGACATCGCGAGGTTTGGGCAGCGTGCGCGGAATCGGAAGTTGGCGGATTTCCCGTATGGAATCGCGCGGTCCGGAGGATATCGTTCTTCACTACCTGGGACGGGATGAAGAAGAAGACTATGAACCGTGGGTCAACCAGGTCATGGGCCGCTACATGTCAGCCGGGAGGTGA
- the cas6 gene encoding CRISPR system precrRNA processing endoribonuclease RAMP protein Cas6: MKEIGFDVLKGLAFGRYRFWVRAGEGGMALREFAEATLRGGFGTVFREQQCVALGFGEGLCRSGCRYSDACPVAAVFAPGGGGEELDWQSEPSDAGDDASAGAAEPTRRSSRHPRDFVAPYILYMPKRGSVHWRPGEHFSFDLTLVGRAMGYLQHFIEAFQALFQRGVGGRRDVGVLESVEALGTAGNWLVYSKKQERFGTGVHPYHVPVTAAHLETETVFSGLDRPPGRVTLVFETPFRTKWQGALVSRPDFHVVLRAAVRRISRLMEQHCGTHLDIPYTSLFDLATEVRLVDSDVQWKEYWRFSTRQGQNMQFGGIVGAATYEGDLAPYVPFLTAGQYLHAGKQAVFGFGRYRCLWG; this comes from the coding sequence GTGAAAGAGATTGGGTTTGATGTGTTAAAGGGTTTGGCGTTTGGGCGGTATCGATTTTGGGTTCGGGCTGGGGAGGGGGGCATGGCTCTGCGGGAGTTTGCCGAAGCCACGCTTCGAGGCGGCTTCGGCACGGTGTTCCGCGAGCAACAATGTGTCGCTTTGGGATTTGGAGAGGGCTTATGCCGCTCCGGGTGCCGTTATTCGGATGCTTGTCCGGTGGCGGCTGTATTCGCACCGGGAGGTGGAGGTGAAGAGCTGGATTGGCAATCCGAGCCGAGTGATGCGGGCGATGACGCCTCGGCAGGCGCCGCGGAGCCGACGCGGCGTTCATCTCGCCATCCCAGGGATTTCGTTGCCCCTTACATTCTGTACATGCCGAAGCGCGGCAGTGTTCATTGGCGGCCGGGTGAACATTTCTCCTTTGATCTCACTTTGGTGGGAAGAGCCATGGGATATTTGCAGCATTTTATCGAAGCGTTTCAGGCGCTGTTTCAGCGGGGGGTCGGTGGCCGTCGCGACGTCGGAGTCTTGGAAAGCGTGGAGGCGTTGGGCACGGCAGGAAATTGGTTGGTGTACTCGAAAAAACAAGAGCGGTTCGGCACCGGTGTCCATCCGTATCACGTGCCGGTCACCGCGGCACATCTCGAAACCGAAACGGTTTTCTCGGGATTGGATCGACCTCCGGGCCGGGTGACCCTCGTTTTCGAAACGCCTTTTCGGACGAAATGGCAGGGCGCCTTGGTCAGCCGTCCGGATTTTCATGTTGTGCTGCGGGCCGCAGTCCGTCGCATATCCCGGCTGATGGAGCAGCACTGCGGAACACATCTCGACATCCCCTATACTTCTCTTTTCGATTTGGCCACCGAAGTTCGGTTGGTGGATTCTGATGTACAATGGAAAGAGTATTGGCGGTTTTCAACCCGACAGGGGCAAAATATGCAGTTCGGTGGGATTGTCGGTGCGGCGACGTACGAAGGGGATTTGGCGCCGTATGTTCCGTTTTTGACGGCGGGGCAATATCTGCACGCAGGAAAACAAGCGGTGTTCGGGTTCGGAAGATATCGGTGTTTATGGGGATGA
- a CDS encoding Cas10/Cmr2 second palm domain-containing protein, with amino-acid sequence MYVTPWLEWLRNPFQRPNARRCRPEDLVWQDPVTGTCFGIESHVYDTYLKAVRNWLQTHDDPGLLLSRRFPFGTTDPAILRDAQALVGIALPYPQPMTAQEAIDQLHAASEAGASMQGPLLRTRLGDFLHLRVTLFFALFQPEVNDRWPELRRLLWSDLNPPLAVEDSERLSAVEALLLTGQAPAELRGRRFLFVKGGAVRIKQYYLETADIQIIRGGSRLLDELNGSRLLRWIENLGPERGWIPESVVYSGGGRTLLALPVGARGIDGEPPELAIESLYGRVTITAECAFIAEQAPAEAWTDPHFSEWMSYLETRIVERQMSRPPFFYGEPDDTPDLSHTLNHCNPTPYQLFGGPTRSGSCAFCHFRPAVRRIPRADGDKPACRSCYHRAMAGSSRVKREHQLQIWNEAAPLLGLAMDRAPNPKVPESLVDLGDRIAVVYGDANNLGHYVQNMNTPAKLRYFSDLVDHVTRTAACTALVEQIPDLNFEMIAMAGDDLFFVAPAGNALDAVPTIIERFERALCRYRPGTTSVQHEETMSLSVGVAVGANDQAFLRLQMTADELLKSAKSAKKNGSFEGGTVDFLHLKSSVPYAGRLTDYRLRQRSAQEPGEGGTIFKHLYARPYTASDFQKLLDFIRDIKRFTSSAWIRQLCQAAETMSISAGDLYAAYLTFRDSVREQRAEVVRRLNSLYLIQGKKQRGKILWWSEGEHHYSLWHDVLELWDVLGAASSQETTEVSTATEVAQ; translated from the coding sequence GTGTACGTTACACCGTGGTTGGAGTGGCTAAGAAATCCTTTTCAGCGACCGAATGCTCGACGGTGCCGTCCAGAGGACTTGGTCTGGCAGGACCCTGTGACCGGAACCTGCTTTGGTATTGAATCCCATGTTTACGATACATACCTGAAGGCGGTCCGGAACTGGTTGCAGACCCATGACGACCCCGGGCTCCTCCTGAGCCGACGGTTTCCTTTCGGCACTACGGATCCGGCAATTTTGCGAGATGCTCAGGCTCTTGTGGGCATCGCCCTGCCGTATCCCCAACCGATGACGGCGCAAGAGGCCATTGACCAGCTCCATGCCGCGTCTGAAGCGGGGGCATCCATGCAAGGGCCACTGTTGCGCACCCGGCTGGGCGACTTTCTGCACCTTCGCGTGACTCTGTTTTTCGCACTATTCCAACCGGAGGTCAACGATCGCTGGCCGGAACTGCGCCGTCTTCTGTGGTCTGATCTGAATCCCCCTCTGGCCGTGGAGGACTCCGAGCGGCTCTCGGCCGTAGAAGCGTTGTTGCTGACAGGTCAGGCGCCGGCCGAACTGCGGGGACGTCGCTTTTTGTTCGTCAAAGGTGGGGCGGTGCGCATCAAACAGTATTACCTCGAAACAGCCGACATCCAGATCATCCGCGGAGGTTCCCGCCTACTCGACGAACTGAATGGCAGCCGGCTCTTGCGCTGGATCGAGAACCTGGGACCGGAACGCGGCTGGATTCCGGAAAGCGTCGTGTACAGCGGCGGCGGCCGCACCCTGTTGGCGCTTCCCGTCGGCGCCCGGGGCATCGACGGTGAACCTCCGGAGCTCGCCATCGAGAGTTTATACGGACGGGTCACGATCACCGCCGAATGTGCCTTCATCGCTGAGCAGGCTCCGGCAGAGGCTTGGACCGATCCGCACTTCTCGGAATGGATGAGTTATCTGGAAACCCGGATTGTCGAGCGCCAGATGAGTCGGCCCCCGTTTTTTTATGGCGAACCGGATGATACTCCCGATCTGTCGCACACACTCAATCACTGCAACCCGACCCCGTACCAACTGTTCGGCGGTCCAACCCGAAGCGGGTCCTGTGCTTTTTGTCATTTTCGACCGGCTGTACGGCGGATCCCCCGGGCAGATGGGGATAAACCCGCCTGCCGCTCGTGCTACCACCGGGCGATGGCCGGATCCTCCAGGGTCAAACGGGAACACCAGTTGCAGATTTGGAACGAAGCCGCACCTTTATTGGGGCTGGCGATGGATCGCGCCCCGAACCCAAAAGTTCCAGAGTCCTTGGTCGACCTGGGCGATCGTATAGCGGTGGTCTACGGAGACGCGAACAATCTTGGCCATTACGTCCAAAACATGAACACACCGGCCAAACTTCGCTATTTTTCGGATTTGGTCGACCATGTCACCCGGACCGCGGCCTGTACCGCCTTGGTCGAACAGATTCCTGACCTCAATTTCGAAATGATCGCCATGGCGGGGGACGATTTGTTCTTCGTCGCGCCAGCCGGAAATGCGCTCGACGCCGTCCCGACCATCATCGAACGATTCGAACGGGCCCTGTGCCGATACCGGCCCGGCACGACCTCCGTTCAGCACGAAGAAACGATGAGCCTGTCGGTGGGAGTCGCCGTGGGGGCGAATGACCAAGCTTTCTTACGGCTGCAGATGACGGCGGATGAACTCCTGAAATCGGCGAAATCGGCCAAAAAGAACGGCTCTTTCGAAGGGGGAACGGTGGATTTTCTACACCTCAAAAGTTCTGTACCGTACGCCGGACGGCTGACCGATTACCGGCTGCGGCAGCGATCCGCACAAGAACCGGGGGAAGGGGGAACCATTTTTAAACATCTCTACGCCCGTCCTTACACAGCCTCGGATTTTCAAAAACTATTGGATTTCATTCGGGATATCAAGCGTTTTACGTCATCGGCCTGGATTCGTCAGTTGTGCCAAGCCGCCGAGACCATGAGCATATCGGCAGGGGATCTGTACGCGGCATATCTGACCTTCCGAGATTCGGTTCGGGAACAACGGGCCGAAGTCGTCCGGCGATTGAACAGCCTGTATCTCATACAGGGGAAGAAACAGCGAGGCAAGATCCTCTGGTGGTCTGAAGGCGAACACCACTACAGCCTGTGGCACGATGTGTTGGAGCTGTGGGATGTTCTCGGGGCCGCCTCATCCCAGGAGACAACGGAGGTCTCGACGGCGACGGAGGTGGCACAATGA
- a CDS encoding nuclease-related domain-containing protein: protein MANDLRVEYNGRSVQIDHFVALPAGFLVIESKSLPDHIYIDEADNWFRMARGKRGVEDREGMSNPIEQNKRHIAVLQELFGSVAHGGVPPLANVIVFPHPKVVVRGSKPAGAYLLRVDQLHTFIEKLRGSKPAPETASTFDLIKLALTYHRPLVLDPYERYHIDKKDVLPLSRRIEFDVKQKAYLCVFCAAKMALQRDRNGLFWGCPNNPQCKKRVPASVAVQVGTEAVERSEKDKDFLTWLFTDKPRLCPNCGDILQRKNRAIKSTGRVRM, encoded by the coding sequence GTGGCGAACGATCTGCGAGTCGAGTACAATGGGCGATCGGTGCAGATTGACCATTTCGTTGCGCTGCCGGCGGGGTTTTTGGTCATCGAGAGCAAGTCATTGCCGGACCATATTTATATTGACGAAGCCGACAATTGGTTTCGGATGGCGCGAGGGAAGCGCGGGGTTGAGGACCGGGAGGGCATGTCGAATCCGATCGAGCAAAATAAACGCCACATTGCCGTCTTGCAGGAACTGTTCGGCTCTGTTGCTCACGGGGGTGTTCCACCCCTTGCCAATGTGATCGTGTTCCCGCATCCGAAAGTGGTGGTCCGGGGTTCAAAACCAGCGGGCGCGTATCTGTTGAGGGTCGACCAGTTGCACACATTTATTGAAAAGCTTCGTGGTTCCAAGCCGGCTCCGGAGACGGCCTCCACCTTTGATCTCATTAAGCTTGCGTTGACGTATCATCGACCGCTGGTGCTCGATCCTTATGAGCGTTATCACATCGACAAGAAGGACGTCTTACCCCTCAGTCGACGGATCGAGTTCGACGTCAAGCAAAAGGCGTACCTCTGCGTTTTCTGCGCGGCCAAGATGGCTCTTCAAAGGGACCGGAACGGACTGTTTTGGGGCTGTCCGAACAATCCGCAGTGCAAAAAACGCGTACCTGCTTCGGTCGCGGTGCAAGTTGGAACGGAAGCCGTTGAACGGAGCGAAAAAGACAAAGATTTTCTCACCTGGCTGTTTACCGACAAGCCGCGGCTGTGCCCCAATTGTGGTGACATTTTACAGCGGAAAAATCGCGCAATAAAGAGTACTGGGCGTGTCCGAATGTGA
- the csx7 gene encoding type III CRISPR-associated RAMP protein Csx7, which translates to MFRSLHIEATIQYTITPETPVSIRRGGANPVDPGSPDAQVVKYWKAGQWVPVIPGSSIKGVFRSRGEQILKGNGLSVDDVFNHKNDSHKATETRRDSGQQPYDRGRDLYDQQCAASKLFGSLAVGSRIFFEDAVPRDPSAVRLGLREGVGIDRLTGGPAPRALYTYEVVESGEFTGRIVLQNFELWQLKLVVALLQDLHEGRLRLGASTSRGLGRVRVVQDHFQLNCLDYRDGPKPGRRPLRDVFGRSSTDDLEWTADLLRSRAVLEGMEAVEEFSQSLLDPSPETVTRKSAGSERR; encoded by the coding sequence ATGTTTCGATCCTTACACATTGAGGCGACCATCCAATATACCATAACCCCGGAAACCCCTGTTTCAATCCGCAGGGGCGGCGCCAACCCCGTCGATCCCGGCAGCCCGGACGCCCAAGTGGTGAAATACTGGAAAGCCGGGCAATGGGTTCCGGTGATCCCCGGATCATCGATTAAAGGTGTGTTTCGCAGTCGCGGGGAACAGATTCTGAAAGGCAACGGGTTGTCTGTGGACGACGTGTTCAACCACAAGAATGACAGCCACAAGGCGACCGAGACGCGAAGGGACAGTGGACAACAGCCGTACGACCGGGGCCGGGACCTGTATGACCAGCAGTGTGCGGCCAGCAAACTGTTCGGATCTCTGGCCGTGGGCAGCCGAATCTTTTTCGAAGACGCTGTCCCTCGGGATCCTTCAGCGGTACGGCTCGGTTTGCGGGAGGGCGTGGGGATCGACCGCCTCACCGGCGGGCCGGCGCCCAGAGCCCTGTATACCTATGAAGTCGTCGAGTCCGGGGAGTTCACCGGCAGGATCGTGCTTCAGAACTTTGAACTTTGGCAGCTCAAACTTGTGGTTGCCCTGTTGCAAGATCTTCATGAGGGCCGCCTCCGGCTGGGAGCGTCCACTTCGAGGGGACTCGGTCGGGTGCGCGTGGTTCAGGACCACTTCCAGCTAAATTGCCTGGACTACCGCGATGGGCCCAAGCCCGGACGCCGTCCCCTCCGGGACGTCTTCGGCCGCAGCTCAACGGACGACTTGGAGTGGACCGCCGACCTGCTTCGTTCCAGGGCGGTGCTGGAAGGCATGGAGGCCGTCGAAGAGTTCTCCCAAAGTCTTCTCGATCCCTCCCCAGAGACGGTCACCCGAAAATCGGCCGGCTCCGAAAGGCGGTGA